The following are encoded in a window of Astyanax mexicanus isolate ESR-SI-001 chromosome 6, AstMex3_surface, whole genome shotgun sequence genomic DNA:
- the apoc4 gene encoding apolipoprotein C-IV: protein MSKLALFTLVMVLQACTIMAESDDPGVLEKAREAYRELKTKVVSAGSTVADLAGMYYEDHVKPVTDPYVQWAKDRASAAWERVKNRVPGYISE from the exons ATGTCTAAGTTGGCGCTGTTTACCCTGGTCATGGTGCTGCAAG CATGCACGATTATGGCGGAGAGTGATGACCCAGGGGTTCTGGAGAAAGCGAGGGAGGCGTACAG AGAATTAAAGACTAAAGTTGTGAGTGCAGGCAGCACAGTGGCTGACCTTGCTGGAATGTACTACGAGGACCATGTGAAGCCTGTGACCGACCCTTACGTGCAGTGGGCTAAAGACAGAGCCAGCGCCGCCTGGGAGCGAGTCAAAAACAGAGTGCCTGGCTACATCTCTGAGTAA
- the apoa2 gene encoding apolipoprotein A-II yields MKLALALIVALQVSVCFCALPEPDKELVDKYEGLKATFYKRLVSAYQKAHVAIGTLAEGTITGEKAKEIVDSVKASDRAQSAAKALAAVAEELEPVVERARLAALGVYGAYLRPYIGEYLDHGIQSIKPMLDTVLPVEGQ; encoded by the exons atGAAGCTGGCACTAGCTCTGATTGTTGCACTCCAAG TGTCTGTGTGCTTTTGCGCACTGCCTGAGCCCGATAAGGAGCTGGTAGATAAGTATGAGGGTCTGAAAGCGACGTTCTACAAGAGGCTGGTGAGCGCTTACCAGAAGGCCCACGTTGCCATCGGAACTCTCGCAGAGGGCACCATCACAGGCGAGAAGGCCAAGGAGATCGTGGACTCTGTGAAAGCCAGCGACAGAGCCCAGAGTGCTGCCAAAGCTTTAGc CGCCGTGGCCGAGGAGCTGGAACCCGTTGTGGAAAGGGCCCGCCTGGCCGCTCTCGGCGTGTACGGCGCGTACCTGCGCCCCTACATCGGCGAGTACCTGGACCACGGCATCCAAAGCATCAAGCCCATGCTGGACACAGTGCTCCCAGTCGAGGGGCAATAA
- the apoc2 gene encoding apolipoprotein C-II, which produces MNKLIAITVLVTVLALGTEGFRVPRQAEEEEKGTVATVIDTLKSYYDKSLTTAGGYIEGIKDLKLEEKAKNLYSETTKAVRTYAGIFQDQLYHIVYHDSA; this is translated from the exons ATGAACAAACTGATTGCTATCACTGTCCTCGTCACAGTCCTCGCCCTGG GAACGGAGGGCTTCCGTGTTCCCCGACAGGCTGAGGAAGAGGAGAAGGGAACGGTCGCTACTGTGATCGACACCCTGAAGTCCTATTATGATAAAAGTCTGACCACAGCTGGAGGATATATAGAGGGCATCAAGGACCTCAAGCTGGAAGAGAAAGCCAA GAACCTGTACTCTGAGACCACCAAGGCAGTGCGTACCTACGCCGGCATCTTCCAGGACCAGTTATACCACATCGTTTACCACGACAGTGCCtaa